In Candidatus Neomarinimicrobiota bacterium, the DNA window AAGAACGTGTTTCACTTAAACCTTTGGAGGCCTGTGTCATGGTAATCGCTGCGGTCAGCGTTGTTTTTCCATGATCAACATGACCAATTGTCCCAATGTTTAAATGGGGTTTACTTCGTTCAAATTTTTGCTTTGCCATAATCTTGTATCCTTATCCTTAAGAAGCTTTACCATGAACCATCTCAATAATATCTTCTTTCACTGAGCTTGGTACCTGTTTAAAGTTTGAGAACTCCATGTGGAACACTGCACGTCCCTGTGTAATGGACCGTAAATCTGTTGCATAACCAAACATTCTAGCCAGTGGCACAACTGCATTTAAAACATGAGCATCTTTACGCTGGCCCATTTTTTCAATATTTCCTCGGCGTGAATTAATATCACCCATAACGTCCCCTAAGTACTCTTCGGGAACAACGACTTCAACCTTCATCATTGGCTCCATCAATACAGGGCCTGCTTTTTTACACGCTTCTTGAATTGCCATGGAACCGGCAATTTTAAACGCCATTTCTGAAGAATCTACATCATGGTAAGAACCGTAGACGAGCTCAACGCGGATATCTTCAATTGGATACCCGGCCAACACGCCATTTTTAATCGCTTCTCGCATACCTTGATTGGTTGGCTGGATATATTCACGAGGAATAGCACCACCCACAATTTTATCTTCAAAATGATAGCCCTTACCGACTTCGTTTGGTTCGACGTTGATTACAACATGGCCATACTGACCGCGGCCACCGGACTGGCGAGCAAATTTAACATCAATTTTTTCTACACGTTTTGTAATCGCTTCAGTATAAGCAACTTGCGGAGTACCCACATTAGCCTTCACTTTGAATTCACGAAGCAAACGATCCACTAAAATTTCCAAATGAAGCTCACCCATTCCGGCAATAATCGTTTGACCCGTGTCGGGATGTATTGATACCTTGAAAG includes these proteins:
- the tuf gene encoding elongation factor Tu (EF-Tu; promotes GTP-dependent binding of aminoacyl-tRNA to the A-site of ribosomes during protein biosynthesis; when the tRNA anticodon matches the mRNA codon, GTP hydrolysis results; the inactive EF-Tu-GDP leaves the ribosome and release of GDP is promoted by elongation factor Ts; many prokaryotes have two copies of the gene encoding EF-Tu), which encodes MAKQKFERSKPHLNIGTIGHVDHGKTTLTAAITMTQASKGLSETRS